The DNA window ATGGTAGAAAATAAAGTAGGGAGCATTGcggaaggatggaaggaagaaaggaaaaatCCAATGTTGCCttaaaaggatggatggaaggaaagatGCAAATAATGCTATGCAGGAAGGATAGAGGGAAGGAGGCAAGGAAACTAGTATGAAATGAAAGGAAGGACAGAAGGATGGGAGGAAGGAATTTGGTCAACATACACGAACCCACACAcggacttgaaaccctaacaccgGCCTTGAAATGAACTACAAACCCTAACGCAGCCTGGAAACCTTAATATGATTGTAACTTTTTGGGACAAATATTGACTGTAATTCTAACTTCACTCCTGTGTGTCATGTTGTTTTTCCTTTGATTGTATAAGGTGAAAGTTCAGAGAGAAGACTCCTCACCCATGTGACACGTGAAGAAAGGCGGGTGAGTCCCCCCTTTTCTATCAACAATGACTCAACTCGCTCTTTTTAAGAGGGTGATGTCATCCTcgtgggggggagggaggggggggggggggtcagaccAGCTCTGGCGGAACTTATGGAGAAACATCTGCCATCCAAACATCGATCGCTGTCGTCATCAGCGGAGGGTGAAAAAGGTTCCGAGCCTATTTGGACAAAGTAGAAAGTGccagaggtgggggactcgGGTCATGTGATTTGACCCGAGTCCGACttaattttaggacttgggacttcTTATCagcaaactgattttttttccccccagtttgTAAATACTTGTTTGTAGCTTAAATACTTGTTTGGTTTGAAGGTATAGTGTTAaatcgttttttcccccctaaagtacaatattatagattgctattttcattattaaagacattttcaaattgttttcttgttttgtttgtgtgtggggctgggggtggggggtgcctACCAATATACATCACTGGCACagctagatgaacaaagatttaTATTTTGAAGTAAATCAATAATAACTGGCCTCTGTGCTGACCAAGCTCCAGAGTCAGGGAGCTATAGGAAGACATGCACTGCGCTCCAAGTTACTGAAATGGAGACTGAAGTTATGGTAAATAATACGACAATACAGAATCCACTTTCAATCACACTTTTAATTAGGATGTATTAACATATAATGTTCATTGTGAGGTAAGCAATCAGCATTTAGACCAGAAAAAGTTGCTTTAGAATGGCTCATCTTGGTTCACAGTCAAATGTTTATGCTGTTGGTGCCCGTGAACTGCGACTCGTAGGAGGCCAAGGCCGGGTTGGTGGGCAGGATCTTGATGGGCAGGTCCCAGCTGAAGGTGTCGACCTCGACGTGCTCGGCGCCGGCCCACACCGTCGCCTTGGACTCGTTCTGGAGCACGACGGGCGGCTCGGCGGGCTCTCGAGCGGTGACGAATTCAAAGTGCAGGCGCCACCTCAGGGTCACTGGAACGTTACGTAAGGCAGGATTTTCCGTAAGTTAATTTTAGGCTCAGATCCAAAATACGATTCGATTACCAGTTGGAAATGGTTCGCTTCGGTCGTCGACTCACCGATGTCCGTGCCGAAGCCCGGCGTGACGTTGAGGGGCACGGGGAGGGAGAAGTGGCTCGACGCCGTGTGCAGGCACGATTCCAGATGACGTCCGTGTCCGGTCACGCTGAAAGGCTGGCCGGGACGCCGCTGGTACTCCTGCCGTATCTCCTCTTCGCTCTGGAGGCTCACGGAATACTGGCAAAAGAGAGAAACGGACAACAGCTGTTTTCATGGTTGTTTATTCATTAAGGTAATAGACAGAATACCCATCAGCCAAAATTATTGTTCTGTGAAAGTACCTGTAAGCAGGGAATGTCACCCTCGGAGAAGTTGAACGAGCCGATGATGTCCTCCCCGAGTCTGTACAGAGTCTTGAAGATGCAGAACTTTGCCACTTTCCCTCGCACGTTGGTGATGTTGAACATGTCTGGAGAGGGTCAAATTGAGACATGACTATTTGTTTACTTGTAGCGCTGCACAGCAGCCAGGACAACTCACGCGGGCAGCGTCTCGACGTGGAGACCATGAGCATGTCGAGCGCTCTCTCCAAAGGCCGCGCATCCCTCCGACTcgcttcctcttcctccaggaACGGGTTCGAGGGGGAAACTTCCTCATCCTGGGTAAATGGGGGTTCTGGCATGCCTGGAGATCAGAACAGAGTG is part of the Phyllopteryx taeniolatus isolate TA_2022b chromosome 23, UOR_Ptae_1.2, whole genome shotgun sequence genome and encodes:
- the rgp1 gene encoding RAB6A-GEF complex partner protein 2 — translated: MIEVVASMARGPVFLAGELMECLITFRNPMTHFSTSASSEMLAWASAQIHCQFHASESRVSLPSRGSKQDVQADSDTVLIPSRGERGQCVLDTPPKILFCDLCLDPGESKTYSYSEVVPADGPPSFRGQAVKYVYKLTIGCQRVNSPIKLLRVPFRVLVLQGMPEPPFTQDEEVSPSNPFLEEEEASRRDARPLERALDMLMVSTSRRCPHMFNITNVRGKVAKFCIFKTLYRLGEDIIGSFNFSEGDIPCLQYSVSLQSEEEIRQEYQRRPGQPFSVTGHGRHLESCLHTASSHFSLPVPLNVTPGFGTDIVTLRWRLHFEFVTAREPAEPPVVLQNESKATVWAGAEHVEVDTFSWDLPIKILPTNPALASYESQFTGTNSINI